tatcctgaggaacctcagactgtgagggacggtgccgtccttccaacagagaagagacTTTCCTGTAccgagtgtgggaagtgtttcccttctaaatcccatcttaatgtgcatataagatctcacacaggagagaagccgtattcttgtcctgagtgtgggaaatgtttttcacagatgtCCAATCTTTaccaacatcagagatctcacactggggagaagccatattcctgtcctgagtgcgggaaatgtttccattCTAAATCCAAACTGAATGTGCATAAGAggtctcacactggggagaagccatattcctgtcctgagtgcgggaaatgtttttcagtgaagtctgatctttccacacatcagagatctcacacaggagaaaagccgtattcctgtcctgagtgtgggaaatgtttttcactgaagtcctatcttgacacacatcagagatctcacacgggggagaagccgttttcctgtcctgagtgcgggaaatgtttttcacagaagtcccatctttacagacatcagagaactcacacgggggtgaagccgtattcctgtcctgagtgcgggaaatgtttttcagtgaagtccgatCTTTAcggacatcagagatctcacacaggggagaacctgcattcctgtgctgagtgcgggaaatgtttttcagtgaagtcccatctttacacacaccagagatctcacacgggggagaaaccgtattcctgtcctgagtgcgggaaatgtttttcacggaggTCCGATCTTTCAAAACATCAGAGAtcgcacacaggagagaagccatatacctgtcctgaatgcgggaaatgtttttcactgaagtcctatcttgacacacatcagagaactcacacaggggagaagccgttttcctgtcctgagtgcgggaaatgtttttcacagaagtccaatctttccacacatcagagatctcacacgggggaaaagccgtattcctgacCTGAGTGTGGGGAATTTTTTTCACAGAAGTTCCATTTTtatacacatcagagatctcacacaggggagaagccgtattcctgtcctgagtgagggaattgttcctcactgaagtcctgtcttcctgtacatcagggatcccacacaacccttgaggtgtattagtgccttgagtgtgggaaatgtcttctatatgaatgttgctggacatcccaggtctcatgtggggaagaagcacaccctgatatacacctcagatatactccatggctgatcttcatcatgtaagaaacagttgataaggagatcagagatcaccaaagacatggatgaagtgttgtaaaaTACAATGGATGGGCGGCTCATACAGGTCTGGTAATGTACTTTTATGTCATGGCTTTCTTCCAGGTCCGCACCCATGCACGCGCACACCCAGAAACCTCCACTGTCATTGGCTGTAggacaagtttgtcagcaggttccaGCCAGTGATTTTGCCCCGTACCCTGCTGATCACCGGCAGCCAATGACAAATCACTCCTGTGTTTTATTTTGTAAACACGGGGAGCTATCTtgtgatttcttctcttcctgagTCCTTTTCggttcaggaagagaagagaacaccacACTGTGAGTACAATCACCACACTTTACACCCACACACCTTAGATTGGCACATTTACCCCATTGATTGCCCTCAttcaccctttgatcacccctgtcacccaaccagtgccattagtacagcgtcagtgtacagtatttttcACCAATCGCTGTATTAGGGTAACTTGTTACATCAGATAGTGCCAGGGTCAGCTAGCATTAGATTGTCCGCACACTATCGCACTCACACTATaggatcctgatcaccaccattgctagtatagtgtctgtatgatcaatatcctgatcaccaccattgctagtatagtgtctgtattaATCAATAACCTGATCATGAACataactatattagtgtcccccttagtatagtgtctgtatgatcaatatcctgatcatgaacagaactatattagtgtccccccttagtatagtgtctgtatggatcaatatcctgatcatgaacagaactatattagtgtccccccttagtatagtgtcccTAATAACGCAGGATCAGCCCTTCTgccccccaacaagtgcagtgtcagtagatcaccgGCACCTCTGATACATTGCACACATAACCACAGTGTtggcagaatcaggcctgatctccTCTAGCACTAGCAGGTAAGttttatttgtgtagcaccctggagtttaggcagggagctcctcacacatttacttgccaggagtagttatcctggttgattttGAGAGATCtactgatttctccctaagtttggtcttgttgcacttttctcttctaccactaggtggccgggcacttggcggtactagatatgagaaggacaacccaaggtcaggttatgtgtatatggggtatctcagccaatggtcaggggttttcttgaatctcttggcctgctgggagaacctatatattgaggtggagtcaggtgatcgatgttcggtgccacctggacagctgtctaggtggatgtgtgtcgtatgcCCGTGCTGCTAGacaggagattgggcctatcccgggcacatctgactGATAGGCTATCTGAGGTCCTATCCAGAAGTAAGTGAGCAGCGCAGGATTggcactgtggcttgcagtccaaccaaaagtgacggttctgctggccggagaacctgtcatggtcggaggtagaggggaagctgtcaccactaagggaccaaccaccttattaccagggacttcAGTGAGTAAtggaagcaagtaccagagcagtattctcactgaacgggcatggtggagaatcaggaaacttcaggtggtgatcaagccagggacccagccagcggaggtgatgcttgtagagcagccttgtgtgtcaagccagggactgagcaggccagtggagtgaagcttgagaagtatccggAGTGCCCAGTTAGGGACCCAGCaaagaggcgggggtgacgcttgaggaagataccaccatgaagattggagaagcacaagggattcagagtcagtgaatcagagggtctagtgagagaccgggagctcagtgggctgaagaactacaaggagaagttgtagtgaaggtgaaagaactgttatgctttgtgttaggaactgttaaagactgttgccataggagacagcattcctgcacgtgcagatgtggcgtcttgctggatgcctttccctgcacggctgtcctcctattgaagtcttggagtctgctaattgaacttgcaactactttagggtgtcctggccctaaccctctttccccgaaaaagtttgtaagagaaataaacatctcttttgcattcaagaagtgtctggtgcccaataacttccGCCTTGCACCCATTATGCTTCATAACCAACCATTTaccgaaggatgtcagctatctctggccctggaggttctcactagactgaaggaggccggagaccttgctacatttgtagTTTTTCAAGCAGTCGTTGACAGCCAgaagctctttttcctgtgagtcacactaggtatctgaatttagtggccaaaatttcccaaaaaaggtacactagtgaagaggcctacaggattctgagtatgatATCTGAGAGTGAAGGAGGAGTCCTCACTGACAGAATCAGGCTctgaatacaaacctgtagagagcagcggcatcCCGACAGGGAGCTCAGGGGATGGaggagaggtccctgctaaggtcaggcataccagaccctgaGTAGATGAAGTGCTAGGAACACTTGATTTGTCTTATATGTTGCGGAATGCCAGTACTAGTGTCCCactaccttttggtgaactggcaggcaccagcggcctagtacatcctagtcttttatataccagcactgcagtatttcGTGTTGACCTAGCGGGTCCCACAAATGGAGGCCAaattggtgaggtggctagcactagtaTTATCCTGCAGACAACAAGAATTGAACCACAgacccatagagcccatagtgttCTTCCAGATGTGCTTGTGCAAGTCCTGATTAGCAGCCCACAGATTGTGCAgcgctcgtacttcccccattcactgcccaacctggaattcaggtggaaacagcaaatttaacaacTCCCCTAGATTTTTGGAGACCTATCAAGGTTTATAAATGTTGAACTTTTTTGGGCCTAAAACCCAATGTGGGCGTTACTAAAAAGAATGAGCCGCGATCATATTGGTCCAGAAAcccgattcatcatatgcccgtgttctctgctgcaatGCCCAGGCATAGATATGAGATGATAATGCATTTTATGTATTTTAGTGATCACACActttgtcatcctcggggtgaccctgaatatgatcagctTTACAAAATTCCGCCCCTCAAACTACCTCCCCCAGAAATTTTCAGATGTGTATACGCCCCAACAAACCATCTATATAGATGAGTccatcatacatttcactggccaccTTCCAATCAAACagcatctccccagcaagcgtgccagatctgGGGTCCAAATGTAGaagctctgtgatagggccacaggctatacatgtcatttttttatataatatccaGCAcataaacaccactttacattagtAAATTAACCACAATCTCGGAGAATACTTCCCTGGACTTCCGGGTCTAGGGAGTCTGTGCAGCCCACGTGACACTTTTTAGACACAATCTTGGAGATGGCtcgtggcaccgtgcgacctaaataccgggcactttcacccccgtcCTGCTCAGGCCATTTCTCAgatttcatcgctgtcacactttgaatgacaattgcgcggtcatgctacactgtaaccatgtgatttttttaaatcattttcttcacacaaatagagctttatattggtggtatttaatcacttctggattttttatcttttcctaaaaaaagaccgaaaatgttgaaaaaaataaaggtttttcttagtttctgtcagtaaattttgtaaataagtaatttttctacttcactgatgggcaccgatgaggaggcacaaatatgcctcACTTataggcacagataggcggcactgattactggcactgtgtgggctttactgtaatcaggacactgattatcagtgcccccattacatacctagatgtcctctgcgaggaaatgccgctgattggctctcctctcctcacactctgtcagtgtgaagcgaggagcgccgattaccggcatctccatgtttacatgtgacccgctgtgattggacacagccgatcacatggctaaagagctgcagccgtggctctttacagagatcggggtccccCTGTGttctagcaacacggcgcagctgCGATCACCCCCTGGGcacgcgagagcggccgttctgggcgctgtcatatgacgtccacccagaatgagagccacccCGTCGTCATTTGACAGCAGGGCGGGCGGCTAGTGGTTAATTCCATTAATGCAGAAACTATGGTTCAAATTTGCACTTTATCTGATGTAGTTGAAGagcctctctgtgtccacgaatataatctttatatgggaggggtggacttcaatgaccagataatGAAGCTCTACTTATATTCCCAtaaagccagatgctggtacaTGAAAGTGTCTGTATATTGTCAGAACTATTGAGGTTAAAAAGAATTAATTTGTAATGgtctaaatatattatttttaaatgtaATTCTCTGGACATGAGTAGTAGCCATCttgttcaaaacatttttttttaagagattAAACTAAGTTTACTGTCCTTAGAGAAGAGAGTTTCATAGGAAGGTTTTAAGGCCTCACCATATATTCTACTAAGTTATAAATTATGAATTCTTGTCAGTTAATCAGCTAAGGCATTAGCCAAGGAGGCCCAATGTTATGTTAAGATAagggcagggcagccatcagaaatttttgggccccttacacagctttaggccttgcccccccgagcctgaccaccaacattccccagggcttccCCATGGGCCATCCCACTGAATCCaaacaccggccacctcacctgtacacactcagcccccctcaatcctgtatatatgtcagccccccctcacacctgtatatatgtcagccccccccacacctgtatatatgtcagcccccctcaatcttgtatatatgtcagcccccctcaatcctgtatatatgtcagccccccccacacgcacacctgtatatatatcagccccccacacacctgtatatatatcaccccccacacacctgtgtatatatcaacccccccacacctgtatatatgtcagtcccccacacacctgtttttatgtcagcccccctcacacctgtatatatgtcagcccccctcaatcctgtatatatgtcagccccccccacacgcacacctgtatatatatatcagcccccctcacacctgtatatatatcacccccccacacacctgtgtatatatcaacccccccacacctgtatatatgtcagccccccacacacctgtatatatatcacccccccacacacctgtgtatatatcaacccccccacacctgtatatatgtcagtcccccacacacctgtttttatgtcagctccccccacacctgtttatatgtcagcgccccccccacacacttgtatatatgtcagcgccccccacacacacctgtatatatgtcaccccacctgtatatttgtcagccccccacacctgtatatatgtcacccccacctgtatatatgccagcccccccacactaCCCTGTATATAcgccagcccctcacatacacaaatctattaacacacaaggctctggcccctccctgtacacaaacagcccccctccctttccctcacagcccctacttgtaaagaagatcTTTCTACCTGGTCCCAGcctgttttcacaaagctgacatgttgctgagaagcattgTGCAgatcacatagtagccagaggtggcagtaaagagctcgatgtctaatCTCAATGAGACGAGAAGAGCAGAAGCTGTGAAAACGTTTCTGTAATGCACaacacggctccccttcacccgtcctgacTTCTtctggggccccttacagttgtgacggctgtacccccctgatggtggccatGGATAAGGGACTCCTAGGTTTCAAATAACAGTGAAcagacattggggctgatttatgaaACGTTTGTGCCATGAGTTGAGGCGCACGGCGAAGCGCAACGTACATTTTGATATTTACGAaacgtttgcgccggtaacacatcgCTAATCCCCATTTACGAAAGTAATCTCGGCACACGGGAGAGtgcgatcagtgcgccactatggacatggagcacggcatcttcaattcaaaatgaaaagaagctggaagtgccaatattatggggtgatgtgaggaagtttagtaataaCTGCACAagtaacaaatatccccaaaatagaatgagaaagtaactttttctgaacaagcctgctgtgcctgcaagtacgtttagaactgcgtaagatcaatgtaagcactgcgcatgcgcaagcgtctcttgcgctcgttcaaatacGTTTGTTCACTGtgcagccaaaatcttagtaaaagtCAAGCAATGCAAATGCAATtgtgtgggttgaacgggcgcaactCTAATCTTGACAATTTTTTGTTTACGCTGGTTCACCCTTATGTATTTtattaaggatatttgcacacaggtcatgttagcgtgttatgttgccaacatgtgacatgtaccttgttataattatgtaaaaagactctcactcctctagctcctcctaaaagagtATTTACCTTTCCCCCGCTAAGGCACATGATTTCCTAGGGCTaacttttttgcttttaaaggggaactccacactccattctccaatgctctcgtctccccttctaatgcatatgttttatttgggctagtttttgcttttaaaagggggactccacactccactccattctcaaaagactgtgagctgccttcaccaatccaaaccacatcctttttcagagcaaacaagctaggaaaggggcgagaagagcgatcgcccaaccccctcctgaaccatacaaggctacGTCTACTCAACATAGGTGggtgcctttggggcatgttgggctcagcccaataccaaccacaaagcactttGTACCctctagtttaaaggggctttccatattctgtaaagcccccctgtctgcaggcccccacaaccccggcctagggttgtgtggaagaggcccttctccccctgaatatgggaacaaggtggttgacttttggggtgcctgagcccctctTGCCCCCAAGAGtacaccccctttcatgggctggcttgctgtgtttggctaggggtttgttagtgtgtgggaggggcacaatcttttgttagtttggggtgggatttttcatgtggggggttctcattttaagccttaacagacccaaatggccttgtatgtattgggggggggggggggaggctattttttgttttgtgttaaaatcttgcagctgcaatgtcgatttgtaagttttctctaaagccgtacatctttgaagcagcattttggatagaTTCTAcaaatgtaccactttacaggcagagtaacccccccccccaagttactagattttaatcaattttgcatttttaaaggcacttctccttgtttcatgTTTTggtgttgtccaaattggtgacattgatctaAGTCCCTCAGGATGAGACCTGGGCCCccctacccattttaaggccaataactagaatataagccagccaagtggg
This genomic stretch from Aquarana catesbeiana isolate 2022-GZ unplaced genomic scaffold, ASM4218655v1 unanchor240, whole genome shotgun sequence harbors:
- the LOC141122096 gene encoding uncharacterized protein, translated to MMDNQPPLTSPDGSSNGNPPERCPRPLYSRDSTQEGHTIPHHHQSGNLRDSKVDIKEEIKEEDDEDGVMEEFLKEHKDLFQDTMVESFSYRNPPERCPRPLYSRDSTQEDHTIPHHHQSGNLGDDNIDVKEEYKEEDEEYGVMEKFSEGHKDKMEPPNTRNPPERCPHPLYSRDSTQEDHTIPHCYKSGDPIDIEFEVKSEEEERYVRDDQQSMEEDGITGTFIEEDTPTEISTVDGREMRKTSEDCLTLSPDCKVEDEDITQYSPGENPTTSNVHPAPHSVDGPSYSSYPEEPQTVRDGAVLPTEKRLSCTECGKCFPSKSHLNVHIRSHTGEKPYSCPECGKCFSQMSNLYQHQRSHTGEKPYSCPECGKCFHSKSKLNVHKRSHTGEKPYSCPECGKCFSVKSDLSTHQRSHTGEKPYSCPECGKCFSLKSYLDTHQRSHTGEKPFSCPECGKCFSQKSHLYRHQRTHTGVKPYSCPECGKCFSVKSDLYGHQRSHTGENLHSCAECGKCFSVKSHLYTHQRSHTGEKPYSCPECGKCFSRRSDLSKHQRSHTGEKPYTCPECGKCFSLKSYLDTHQRTHTGEKPFSCPECGKCFSQKSNLSTHQRSHTGEKPYS